A single window of Gossypium arboreum isolate Shixiya-1 chromosome 13, ASM2569848v2, whole genome shotgun sequence DNA harbors:
- the LOC108450357 gene encoding UDP-D-apiose/UDP-D-xylose synthase 2-like, with amino-acid sequence MAARMDLDGRPIKPMTICMIGAGGFIGSHLCEKLMAETPHRVLALDVYNDKIKHLLEPDSLPWAGRIEFHRINIKHDSRLEGLVKMADLTINLAAICTPADYNTRPLDTIYSNFIDALPVVKYCSENSKRLIHFSTCEVYGKTIGSFLPKDSPLRKDPAYYVLKEDTSPCIFGSIEKQRWSYACAKQLIERLIYAEGAENGLDFTIVRPFNWIGPRMDFIPGIDGPSEGVPRVLACFSNNLLRREPLKLVDGGQSQRTFVYIKDAIEAVLLMIENPDRANGHIFNVGNPNNEVTVRQLAEMMTQVYTMVSGEPMLQSPSIDVSSKEFYGEGYDDSDKRIPDMTIINKQLGWNPKTSLWDLLESTLTYQYRTYAEAIKKSMAKPTAS; translated from the exons ATGGCGGCGAGAATGGATCTGGACGGTAGGCCGATAAAGCCGATGACGATATGCATGATCGGAGCCGGAGGCTTCATTGGCTCTCACCTTTGTGAGAAACTGATGGCGGAGACACCGCATAGAGTGCTTGCATTGGATGTTTACAATGATAAGATCAAACATCTCCTCGAGCCCGACTCTTTGCCTTGGGCTGGCCGTATCGAATTTCACCGAATTAACATCAAGCATGATTCTAGGCTAGAAGGCCTTGTCAAGATGGCAGATCTC ACGATAAATCTTGCGGCGATCTGTACTCCGGCAGATTACAATACGCGTCCACTGGACACAATTTATAGCAATTTCATTGATGCACTTCCTGTG GTGAAGTACTGTTCTGAGAACAGCAAACGTCTCATTCACTTCTCTACTTGTGAAGTTTATGGCAAAACCATTGGAAGCTTTCTTCCTAAAGATTCTCCTCTCCGTAAG GATCCTGCTTACTATGTTCTCAAGGAAGATACTTCGCCTTGCATTTTTGGTTCAATAGAGAAACAGAGGTGGTCGTATGCATGTGCTAAGCAATTGATCGAGAGGCTTATCTATG CTGAGGGTGCGGAGAATGGCCTTGATTTCACCATTGTGAGGCCTTTTAACTGGATTGGACCAAGGATGGATTTCATTCCCGGCATTGATGGTCCAAGTGAAGGAGTTCCAAGAGTTCTGGCATGCTTTAGTAAT AATCTGCTACGTCGTGAGCCACTTAAGCTTGTTGATGGTGGCCAATCCCAGAGAACTTTTGTTTACATTAAGGATGCCATTGAAGCTGTTCTTTTGATGATT GAAAACCCAGATAGGGCCAATGGTCATATTTTCAATGTGGGTAACCCAAACAATGAAGTCACAGTTAGGCAACTTGCTGAAATGATGACTCAG GTCTATACCATGGTTAGTGGAGAACCTATGTTGCAGTCACCATCTATTGATGTCAGCTCCAAGGAATTTTACGGTGAGGGATATGACGATAGCGACAAGAGAATCCCTGACATGACCATAATAAATAAACAACTCG GTTGGAACCCCAAGACATCCCTTTGGGACTTACTTGAATCGACTCTTACCTACCAATACCGGACTTACGCCGAGGCCATTAAGAAGTCCATGGCAAAACCAACTGCATCCTAA